The DNA sequence ATAAGAGGCTGTTTAAGTCAAAGTTTACGGCCTTACTAGCATCTTTAAACGACCAAATACTAAAATAGAGAAAGCGGATTGTAGCTCTCAAAACAGTAACCAGGTAATTGGTTAAGATAAAAGCAATAAAGCTAAAACCTAATCCCATATAAACGAAGCTGCGGTAACTTTTAAAATAAAGAATGGGTTTCATTTCTTTATCAAAACGTTTCCGTTCTCGTTTAACAAAAGGGAGGGTATAGAATATCCTGAAGAAAACATTCCAAAGAATGAGAGAGACAAGCGCAAAGATTTTAGGTAAGAATGACTTCATTCCATTGAGCAGCCCTCTAACTGATTTGAACCATACTTGTTTCCAATCAATTCCTTTACGATTTTTCCAACCTCTTTTTATTGCTTGCCTTAGACTACTCTTTCCTGCTAATAACCTTTGATAGCTTCTTAAAAAATACGGCTGGAAGAGTTTGAATAGGTAATAACCTGCTACCCCTAGAAAAAGGAAGGTATTGAGCCAACTGGCTCGAATCAGTTGGATAAGGGTATAAAATACTACTTCAAATAACTCAAACAAGCGACTACCCCCTTACACCTTCCAAGAACCATTCCATTTTTCGAGTATAGAAGCTCGAAAAGAGAAATATGTGAAACTGTAGCCTTGGAGAGGCTTTCTCATAACGGTTAAAGTAATTTTCTAACCATTTCTCCCCATCCAACTGTAGAACATTCAATCGACTAGATCGACTTTGTTCTAAGTAATTGGTCACCTGAAGAGATTCTGCAATCAATTCATCAGACAGATAATTGTATTTTTGTCTTGCCATTGTTGCACTCCTTTCTTATTATTTCTTAATTCCCCTCTATTCTAAGGGATAATATCAAATTCTTTGTTAAAGGGACAAAAGATATTGTTATATCATAAGTTATATAACTTTTTGTACAACAAAAAAGCACACAAGTGTTCTTGTATGCTTTCAATCCCTTTAGAATGGGGATTCTACATCCATTGGTTCAGGATAAGATGGAGGAATAGAACTTGGTATCGGCTGAGAAAAGCCCTGTTGGTCCTGCTTACGTCGGTTAGATGCTTCCCTATTTTCAAGGAAAGAAATTCCTCCTTGTTGATTTGGGGAAATAAACTGATACGTCCGACGTTGACCTTGTTCATCATTATAAGGTCGTTGGATAATTTCTCCTTTTAAGAGGATTGGAGAGCCTTTAGATAGGCTCTGAGCCATCAATTCTGCTTGTTTTCCGTATACTTGCACATGGAAGAAACTAGAAATTGGTTTATTTGTATCATCATTCATACTCGAATCACAAACAAACTCAAATTTGAAACTGGCATGACCATTTTTAGTTTGACCTACTGCATCACTTGGGATGAATGCAACACGTCCAGAAGCGATAAATACTTGCATTTTTTCTCCTTTCAATAAAGACCACAAGAGAGTCTTTATTCAACTTGTGGTCATCATTTCATTTTAGTTCGTCAAATTAGTTTTCTTTCGACTTACGAAAGCCTGCAAGACTCAACAATCCCAAAATCATTCCCACAACTGGAAGCATGCTTGCTGCTGTTCCAGTGTTTGGAAGTGATGGCTGCGGTTGTGGCTTGCCTGGTTCTTTAGGCTCTGGTTTTGGAGGCTCTGGCGTTGTGGTTGTCACTTTCGCCGTCATCTCTTGTAAATTGACTGTATTGATAAAGGTATTCTCAACTTCTCCAGCCGAGATACGTTGTACTTCGATTGTGAAGTCCGCATCGAAGCTACCCTTAACTCCTAAAGAGTTTAGGAAGTCCTGGTTGATAACGTAAGACCATTTGCCTGCTTTCTCGTCCCATTTGACGGCTACAATCTTCTTGAGGAAGTCAGGATTTGTATCCTGGTTCACTTCAAACAAGAAGGCATAAGCTGTACCTTTGGCAATCTTGTCACCAGCCTTGACTACTTTGCCATCCTTCAGGATGACATCATATGGCAAGATAAGGTCTTTAGCAGCTGTATACTCTGTCCCCTTGAAAATCCCTGACCACTTACCTGTGAATCGATCATGAACCACATCCAACTGGTCACTACCATCATATTGGAAGAGGCCATCATGTTTGGTTGGAACGGTTACACCGTCAAGTAGATAGCGGATGTATTGGCCAATCTGTACTTCTTGGCCATCCAAGACTTTTTTATTATCTTTTTGATCCAGGGCATGTTTCTCTGGCTTCACATCGGGAACCGAGACAGTGACAAGGTTTGATTGATAGCTATTGCCAAAGTCGATTTGCTTAAAGCTATTTTCAACTTTATCCCCTGCTTTAACCAGGAGCTTAGCTGGGAGATCAATCGTCACGTTTTTATTTTGCTTCACGTAATTTTGGTAGAAACTCTGAGAGTTCTTCGGTGTCCAAAGATAGAACTCACCTTTAGGGTTAAAGTTTAATTCTTTCAGAATCTTATTGATTGCATCTGTACGTCCTTTGTCTGAAAGGACGTGATGCATCTCAAAGAGATCTTTCACATCTTGTCCTGCAGCAGTCATCTTGATATTGCTGTGGTCAACTGTGAAGGCATTGTCTTGAACATCATCCAGGATAGCAAACTTCTTACCAAGTGCTTGCGCTGAAGCAAGAGTTTTGGTGTATGGGCTGTAATCTGTCATTAAGCGGAAGGTCACGTTACGATCAAATGTTGTCGCATTATTGATATCCTTACCAGAGCGATCCAGAACCGATTTTACTGGTTTAGGTGGCTTCGGTGTGTAGTTCGTAACAGTGTTTGAGAAAACTTCGTAGTTATTCACTAACACTTTATAGGTGTTATCATAGAAACCTTTATCATAGATTGGCTTCCAGGTAATCACAGGAGCTTCTAAGCGTTTCCCTTCGTAAGTCGCAGTAAAGGTATACGTATTCTTTACTGCATCATAGATAACGCCCCACCCTGCTTTCTCTGCAGCTGCCTTTGTAACAGCTACATCAGGAACTGCTCCAGCTTCAAGTGGATCAATGATGGTAATCTTGTCCCCTTTTTTCAGGTTCGCATAGATATTGTCATGATTCAAGGTGTAGGTCTGAGTAGCATTTTTAACAACTGTTTGACCGTTTGTGTTGGTCTTATCTGTATCTGCTACAGATTTGCTGACAACTGGCTTATACTGCAATTTATAGCCGTGATAG is a window from the Streptococcus oralis genome containing:
- a CDS encoding single-stranded DNA-binding protein, producing MQVFIASGRVAFIPSDAVGQTKNGHASFKFEFVCDSSMNDDTNKPISSFFHVQVYGKQAELMAQSLSKGSPILLKGEIIQRPYNDEQGQRRTYQFISPNQQGGISFLENREASNRRKQDQQGFSQPIPSSIPPSYPEPMDVESPF